One part of the Polyangiaceae bacterium genome encodes these proteins:
- a CDS encoding glycine--tRNA ligase subunit beta: MSDTRDLLLEIGCEELPASFVEAALRALPELVHKKLADLRLAHGTIRALGTPRRLSVVVAHVAERQPDLEEEVTGPPVKAAFKEGVPTKAAEAFASKIGCSVADLRRVETPKGEYLVGTRREAGQSAAALLPDALRAIITAIPFRKSMRWGSGEFAFGRPIHWIVALFGRDVIDVDVAGVKSGRTSRGHRFLAPETISFADADSYVETLRKAHVLVDPAERARVMHERLVEGAKAAGGTLIEDDFLIGENLSLVEEPHVIVGGYANEFLELPERVIVAVAKGHQRYFCVRGADGKLLPRYLSVVNTALAPENIRRGNDCTMRARLSDARFFYREDVAIPLADRRQKLGGIVFQKRLGTMLGKATRIERLAREIGLLLSLPEPTLMASASGAHLAKCDLVSLMVGEFPELEGEMGRAYALAQGVSADVADVIREHYQPKGAQDATPKSDAGALVSIADRLDTIVGCFAIGLTPTGAADPYGLRRACIGILRVMFDRGFDLRLSDAIRAAYDGYGGVTLDLGPAELMDKLGDFFTERLRGLLTDKLPQDAVAASLAVAFERPLDARARASALAELDAATRASVGEVFKRATNIAENAPAGEPVAPRAEDHVSERIVYDGYVKLRATLVDLRRAGDYGAALREVARFAPLLHQYFLDVYVMTDDLPVRENRLRLMRAISEMCSTLARFDLLGER, from the coding sequence ATGTCCGACACTCGCGACTTGCTCCTCGAGATCGGCTGCGAAGAGCTGCCGGCTTCTTTCGTCGAGGCTGCGCTGCGTGCGCTGCCCGAGCTCGTACACAAAAAACTCGCGGATCTCCGGCTTGCGCATGGGACCATCCGAGCGCTTGGCACGCCCAGGCGCCTTTCCGTGGTCGTTGCGCACGTGGCCGAGCGTCAACCGGATCTCGAAGAGGAAGTGACGGGTCCGCCCGTAAAAGCAGCGTTCAAAGAAGGTGTTCCGACGAAGGCCGCCGAAGCGTTTGCCTCGAAGATCGGCTGCTCGGTTGCCGACTTGCGCCGCGTCGAAACGCCCAAAGGCGAGTACCTCGTGGGCACGCGGCGCGAAGCAGGACAGAGCGCGGCGGCGCTTTTGCCCGATGCGCTGCGCGCGATCATCACGGCGATTCCGTTTCGCAAGTCGATGCGTTGGGGCTCCGGCGAGTTTGCCTTCGGACGGCCGATTCATTGGATCGTCGCGCTCTTTGGCCGCGACGTGATCGACGTCGACGTAGCGGGCGTGAAGAGCGGGCGCACGTCACGTGGACACAGATTCCTTGCACCTGAAACGATTTCGTTTGCCGACGCCGATTCCTACGTCGAAACGCTTCGCAAAGCGCATGTGCTCGTCGACCCAGCAGAACGCGCACGCGTGATGCACGAAAGGCTCGTCGAAGGCGCAAAAGCCGCCGGCGGAACGCTCATCGAGGACGACTTTTTGATTGGGGAAAACCTTTCGCTCGTGGAGGAACCTCACGTCATCGTCGGTGGTTATGCGAATGAATTCCTCGAACTGCCCGAGCGAGTCATCGTCGCAGTGGCCAAGGGGCATCAACGTTACTTCTGCGTGCGAGGTGCCGATGGGAAGCTTTTGCCGCGGTACTTATCGGTCGTGAACACGGCGCTCGCGCCGGAAAACATTCGCCGCGGCAACGATTGCACGATGCGTGCGCGCCTTTCTGATGCGCGCTTTTTCTATCGCGAAGACGTGGCCATTCCGCTCGCCGACAGGCGACAGAAGCTCGGAGGGATCGTCTTTCAAAAACGTCTCGGCACGATGCTGGGCAAAGCTACGCGCATCGAGCGCCTTGCGCGCGAGATTGGTCTTTTGCTTTCGCTCCCCGAACCGACACTCATGGCATCGGCATCGGGAGCGCATCTTGCCAAATGCGATCTCGTGTCGCTGATGGTCGGCGAATTCCCGGAGCTCGAAGGAGAAATGGGCCGCGCGTACGCGCTCGCGCAAGGCGTGAGTGCGGACGTGGCGGATGTGATTCGCGAGCACTACCAGCCGAAGGGTGCGCAGGATGCGACGCCGAAATCGGATGCGGGTGCGCTCGTTTCGATCGCCGACAGGCTCGACACGATCGTGGGTTGTTTCGCGATTGGTCTGACGCCCACGGGAGCGGCGGATCCTTACGGTTTGCGGCGTGCGTGCATTGGCATCTTGCGCGTGATGTTCGATCGCGGCTTCGATCTGCGCCTCTCCGATGCCATCCGGGCAGCGTATGACGGGTATGGCGGCGTGACGCTAGATCTCGGGCCCGCGGAGCTTATGGACAAGCTCGGCGACTTTTTCACGGAGCGTTTGCGCGGGTTACTGACGGACAAACTTCCGCAAGATGCCGTTGCGGCAAGCCTTGCGGTGGCCTTCGAAAGGCCGCTCGATGCGCGCGCGCGGGCAAGCGCGCTGGCGGAGCTCGATGCAGCCACGCGTGCGAGCGTGGGCGAGGTGTTCAAGCGCGCGACGAACATTGCGGAGAATGCGCCGGCCGGAGAACCCGTTGCTCCGCGCGCGGAGGATCACGTGAGCGAGCGGATCGTATACGACGGATACGTGAAGCTGCGCGCGACGCTGGTCGATTTGCGTCGAGCTGGTGATTACGGGGCCGCGCTTCGCGAAGTGGCTCGGTTTGCGCCGCTTTTGCACCAATACTTCTTGGACGTGTACGTCATGACGGACGATTTGCCCGTGCGGGAAAATCGGCTGCGTCTCATGCGAGCCATTTCCGAGATGTGCTCGACGCTCGCCCGGTTCGACTTGCTCGGCGAGCGGTAA
- the rsgA gene encoding ribosome small subunit-dependent GTPase A, producing the protein MTPALARLGYSPYFAGHFLVHEGPHRAVARVITEHRGAYEIQGETVSSMAVLSGKLRHEAQSPIDFPAVGDWVVVDDQPDTDGHAIVQALLPRRTAFIRRAAGTGDKPQVVAANIDFAFLVSSLNRDFNPRRLERYLAITRESGAEPIILLTKADLGDPKPALEWISANAADVAVHVSSAVTGEGIDTIRGYLREGMTGVLLGSSGVGKSTLINRLIGEERLATSAISAGTDKGRHTTTRRELIVLPAGGILIDTPGMREIGVWAGGGSGLAEAFEDIAALAANCRFSDCGHDKEPGCAVREAVTQKTLAPERLESFLRLRAEGQRLEIMSNTRLRSDEARKNRWMGKAAKAQSKLKRG; encoded by the coding sequence ATGACTCCCGCGCTCGCACGCCTTGGCTATTCGCCCTATTTTGCTGGCCACTTTTTGGTGCACGAGGGGCCGCATCGGGCCGTTGCGCGTGTGATTACGGAACATCGTGGAGCGTACGAAATCCAGGGTGAAACCGTGTCGAGCATGGCGGTGCTTTCGGGCAAACTCCGCCACGAAGCGCAGAGTCCGATTGACTTTCCTGCCGTCGGCGATTGGGTCGTCGTGGACGATCAGCCCGATACGGACGGCCATGCAATCGTGCAAGCGCTGCTTCCGCGGCGTACGGCATTCATTCGGAGGGCGGCGGGGACCGGGGACAAACCGCAGGTCGTCGCAGCCAACATCGACTTTGCATTTCTCGTGAGCTCGCTCAATCGTGATTTCAATCCACGGAGGCTCGAGCGATACTTGGCAATCACGCGCGAAAGTGGCGCCGAGCCCATCATTTTGCTCACGAAAGCCGACTTGGGTGACCCGAAACCGGCATTGGAATGGATTTCGGCAAATGCTGCGGACGTGGCGGTGCACGTATCGAGTGCCGTGACGGGCGAAGGGATCGACACGATTCGAGGATATTTGCGCGAGGGCATGACGGGCGTGCTGCTCGGTTCGTCCGGCGTGGGCAAATCGACGCTGATCAATCGATTGATTGGTGAAGAAAGGCTAGCGACGTCGGCCATATCGGCTGGAACGGACAAGGGCCGGCACACGACGACGCGTCGGGAGCTCATTGTATTGCCTGCGGGTGGGATCTTGATCGATACGCCGGGAATGCGTGAAATTGGAGTTTGGGCAGGAGGTGGATCGGGTTTGGCGGAGGCGTTCGAAGACATCGCAGCGCTCGCTGCCAATTGCCGATTTTCGGATTGTGGACACGACAAAGAACCGGGATGCGCCGTACGCGAGGCAGTAACGCAAAAAACGCTCGCGCCGGAACGATTGGAGAGTTTTTTGCGATTACGCGCCGAAGGTCAGCGACTCGAAATCATGTCCAATACGCGACTGCGCAGTGACGAAGCGCGTAAAAATCGATGGATGGGGAAGGCGGCGAAGGCGCAATCGAAGCTCAAGCGGGGGTGA
- the miaA gene encoding tRNA (adenosine(37)-N6)-dimethylallyltransferase MiaA, producing the protein MHMNAPQNSAPPPSWRQIERPNEDELLVVVGPTATGKTELGIRLAEMFGGEIIGADSVQIYRDYDIGSGKPTAEEQARVAHHLVSVADPFAPIDAHTYAEMADRAIADVRKRGLVPIVVGGTYLWVKALVRGLMAAPPASPEIRARHAAFVEASGRGALHAELAKVDPESANRLAPNDFVRVSRALEVYELSGKRQSEWFAEHGFQDERYRARFVGVAVSREEQDARIRARVVRWLEQGWIEEVRGLLAKGHASTRAMGSVGYKEVRAHVEGQLQKDELVEAIVRATRVFARRQRTWLRDEPVKYYALE; encoded by the coding sequence ATGCACATGAATGCACCCCAAAACAGCGCTCCTCCGCCGTCCTGGCGGCAAATCGAGCGGCCGAACGAAGACGAGCTCTTGGTCGTCGTTGGTCCTACGGCCACAGGAAAAACCGAGCTGGGGATCCGTCTCGCCGAGATGTTCGGGGGTGAAATCATCGGCGCCGACAGCGTGCAGATCTACCGCGACTACGACATCGGCTCGGGCAAACCCACCGCGGAAGAACAAGCGCGCGTCGCGCATCACCTCGTGTCCGTAGCGGATCCATTCGCCCCGATCGATGCGCACACCTATGCCGAAATGGCGGATCGAGCCATCGCGGACGTACGAAAGCGTGGTCTTGTGCCCATCGTCGTCGGAGGGACGTATCTCTGGGTGAAGGCTCTCGTTCGAGGGCTCATGGCGGCGCCTCCTGCGAGTCCTGAAATCCGCGCGAGACATGCAGCGTTCGTCGAAGCATCCGGGCGCGGCGCGCTGCATGCAGAGCTTGCCAAGGTCGATCCGGAGAGCGCCAATCGTTTGGCCCCAAACGACTTCGTTCGCGTCAGTCGAGCGCTCGAAGTGTACGAGCTATCGGGCAAGCGGCAGAGCGAATGGTTTGCCGAGCATGGTTTTCAGGACGAACGGTATCGGGCAAGGTTTGTCGGGGTCGCGGTGTCGCGCGAAGAGCAGGACGCGCGGATTCGAGCGCGCGTCGTGCGATGGCTCGAACAAGGCTGGATCGAAGAGGTGCGCGGGCTGCTTGCGAAAGGGCATGCGTCCACGCGAGCGATGGGATCGGTGGGGTACAAGGAAGTGCGTGCCCACGTCGAGGGGCAGTTACAGAAAGACGAACTCGTCGAAGCGATCGTGCGAGCGACGCGCGTGTTTGCTCGAAGGCAACGCACGTGGCTCCGGGACGAACCCGTGAAATATTACGCGCTCGAATGA